From the Thermococcus sp. genome, the window ACTCTCAAGCTCGCGCTCTATCTTCGCCGGCTTTTCCTGGACGATGTCGAGGAGCGTCTTCTGGTATTCTCTCGCGTCCTTCGAGACGGTGTTGAGGGCGAACTCCCTCCTCAGTCCTGCAATGGCCTTGTGGGGGTCGAGGGTAAAGGTTTCAGCATCAAACCAGTGGAAGCGCCTCGCCATCCTTTCCCTCTCGTTCATGCCCTGCTGTATTACCGCCCAGTTGCCCTCCTCATCAAGGAAAAAGACGTGGTGGTAGAGCTGGTAGCCGGTCTGGAGGGCAACGGTATCAACCTTGGCAACGAGCCGGGAGGTTCTGACGTATGGCTCAGGGTCGAGCTCGTAGAGCTCCGCTATGGTTTTCAGCTCCTCTGGAGTCATTCGGCTCTTCTTTCCTTTCCCACCGGCCGCTTTTACTCCGAGTTCCTCCCTCCAGAGGGCGTCCTTTATTATGCCAGCCGTCACCGTCGTCGAGCCGGAAGAGTCCCAGTCCATCCCGATGAGGTTGTTGAAGGCCTGAAACCAGACCGGGTCTGAGAGCCTTTCGAGGAGACCCTTTGTCCCATACTCCTCAACTGCCAGAATAAGCACTAACCGGGTGAGCTTCCTCATCCTCTGGGCGAGCCAGGGTGGGACGTGCCCACCGTGGAGGGGCAGATCAGCGACGTTCCTCATCATCGTCCACTTCATATTAAAACGATTTAACCTTTGCCACAAGCTTTTTATCCCCCGGCACGTTTACCCCATCGTAAACCCACGGGAGGTATGCTCATGGGAGTTGAAAAGGTTCCGAAGTATGACATTCCGACGGTTAAGGTCGACTACGTTTTTATCGAGCTCGACAAGATGAAGCCCCACGAGCAGCTCGTCCAGAAGGAGCTTGAGGCCTTCATCGAGAGCGTTACCGGTAGTGGAATCTTCTGGAAGCCCATGCTCCTCGCCAAGGTTCCCGGTGAGGACATGTACCTGATAGTTGACGGTCACCACCGCTGGGCGGGTTTACAGAAGCTCGGCGCGAAGAGAGCTCCATCGGTTATCCTTGACTACTTCAGCGACGATGTCAAGGTTTACACCTGGTACCCGGCCTTCAAGGGGAACCTTGAGGAGGTTCTTGAGAGGCTCAAAGCCGAGGGACTTGAGGTGATTGAAGACCCCGAGGCCGAGGAGAAGGCCGAGAGGGGCGAGATAGCCTTTGCCCTCGTCGGCGAGAAGAGCTTCTCCATCCCCGGAGGCCTTGAGGAGCAGAAGAAGGTCAGCAAGGTTCTGGACGAGATGAGCGTTGAAGGTAAAATCGAGCTCATCTACTACGGCCTCAAGGAAGATGCGAGGGAGGACATGGGCAAGGGCGAGATCGACTACGTCTTCATCAGGAAGGCACCGAGCAAGGAGGAGGTTATGGAGCTCGTCAAGCGCGGCGAGGTGTATTCGCCAAAGACCACCAGGCACGTCCTGCCCTTTAACCCGGACAAGATCGACGTCAAGCTTGAGGAGCTGTTCTGAAGGTTTTTAACTCCTTTTTCCTACTTTCTACGCCGATGACGAAGGATCAACCGGCTGAAGGGTGATGACCAGTCCAGGAGGCCGAGGCATGCTCAAAGGATTGATATTCGACGTCGACGAGACCCTGGTCTATTACGAGGGCTACGACCACAGGAAATGGTACGAGGGATGGGTTCTTCCGGAGCTGAAAAAGCACGGCATCGAGCTGGACTACGAGACCTACAGGAAGACGGTGAGGGGGGATCTGCCCCGGAGCTACGTCGAGCGCTTTGGGATAGACCACGTGGAGTTCTGGAAAATCGTCGACCGCGTGAATCTCCAGTACCGCCGGTGGATGGCCGAACGGGGAAGGATACGGCCCTTCCCTGACGTTGATGCCCTTGAAGAGCTGAAAGCGATGGGCTTGAAGCTCGCCGCGGTGAGCAACGCCTCTCAGGAGTGCACGGAGTTCGTTTTGAGCCTCTTTGATCTGGGGAAATACTTCGAGGTTGTCTATGGGAAGGACTACTCAAACCTCGACGGCGTCAAGCCAAGCCCATACCTCGTTGAAAAGGCCCTGAAGGCGCTCGGTCTTAAATCCCGGGAGGCCATGATGGTAGGCGACAGCCACCACGACGTGCTGGCAGGAAAGCGTGCGGGCATGAAGGTGGTCAACGTTACGCGCTTCGGGAAAATCGATGGTGCTGACTACTACGTGGATAACCTCTGGGAGCTTGTCGAACTGGTAAGAAAAATGCTGGAGAGATGATTACTCCCCGTAAAACTCATTCTCAAAGACATCTATGCCGACCTCAAGGCCCTCCAGCCAGTTTAGGAACCTGCCAACGTTTTCATCCCGGAATATTGCCCCGTGCTGTGGGGCTATGACCCTGGGACTCAGCCTCCGAACGGAGCGAACCCATGCCCTAAGTGCCTTCGTTGAGCTCATGTACCTCCTGTGGAAACCTTCCATATGTTTGACGTGCTCTTCAAAATCCTCAACGAAGAGGTACCATTCACCCTCGGGAAACGCCGCGGCACCTATGTCAGTGCTGAAGAGTATCCCGCTCTTCTCGTCGTAGAAGGAGAAGTTGCCCGGACTGTGGAGGTAGTGAGAGGGAATCGCCCTTATTGTTGAGCCCCCAAGCTGGAACTCCATTCCTCTGTCAGGTATTCCCACCGTCCTGCCAGCACTTAGAACCGCCATGTGGGGTATGAACCTGACCCAGAGCTCGGAGATAACGAGCTTTGCAAGCGGGGCGTATTCAAACCAGAGGTTTAAGCCCGCAACCACATCCGGATCCTGGTGGGAGTACATGAGGTATTTTATCTGCGTGGGGGAGATGACGGAGGAGACGTTCCTCAGAACCCTTGAAAACACAAAGAATCCCCCGGGTTCTATCAAAGCCGCCTCGTTTCTGTCTATGACGAGATACTGGTTTGTAAGAATACCCTTCTCGTCTTCGGCCTCCTCGATTCCGAGCCAGTAAACTTTGTGATCCCCGTCGTCATAGAGGGGGTATATGTTCATGTTTCTTATCATGTCAAACACCTCCAACCGGAACCCAGACATTGACCATGTAAGTGCCCTCAACTCTGGAAACAAGCTCCAGAGCTTCCTTCATCCTGGACTCAGTATCTGCCTTGACCGTCTTGGTTCCTTCAGAATCCCTGTACTCAACGGCAAGAAGCTGAGTTCTCCTGAGCAGAAGCTTGAAGGATTTTGTGCCGTCCTGTGTAATACCGGAGACGTAAAGCACTTCGTCCCTGATGTTTCCTCTGAGCTCCATCACGAGCTCCAAAAGTTTCCCTGCCCCTATTATGTGAAGACCGCTGTGCACCATCTTTGCCTTGGCCAGGAAACTTGCCACGCTCATTGGGTCAGAAAAGTCCACACTGAGGGCCGCTTCAACCGTTGGGACATCGACGGCCGGGGGATGCATGCTCTCCGCGAGATCCTTAAGGGCCTTTGAAATACCCTCTGCCAGTATCTCCAGCGTTTTGCCGAGGAGGAATTCCCCCCTTCCGCTGTAGGACAGCTCGATTTCAGCGCTAACGTTTTTCTGCCATTCCTTGAGACTCACAACCGCGGTGAGATGGCTCTTCCTTCCAACACCCTCGTATATGTGGCTGTTGTAGTCCTCATGGAATGTGAATCTGTAGGTGTCCCTGAACTTGAAGACGAACCTTGGGAGCATTATCTCCGCCTCAATGCCTTCCCGGGTGTTTACCTTCACAACATACGGCCAGTTTGTGATGAACTGGGCAGGATCGTTTAGGATCTCCTTTATGGTCCTGACGTCTGCGTTTATCTCCACCCGGGTGGA encodes:
- a CDS encoding MBL fold metallo-hydrolase translates to MIRNMNIYPLYDDGDHKVYWLGIEEAEDEKGILTNQYLVIDRNEAALIEPGGFFVFSRVLRNVSSVISPTQIKYLMYSHQDPDVVAGLNLWFEYAPLAKLVISELWVRFIPHMAVLSAGRTVGIPDRGMEFQLGGSTIRAIPSHYLHSPGNFSFYDEKSGILFSTDIGAAAFPEGEWYLFVEDFEEHVKHMEGFHRRYMSSTKALRAWVRSVRRLSPRVIAPQHGAIFRDENVGRFLNWLEGLEVGIDVFENEFYGE
- a CDS encoding HAD family hydrolase, which gives rise to MLKGLIFDVDETLVYYEGYDHRKWYEGWVLPELKKHGIELDYETYRKTVRGDLPRSYVERFGIDHVEFWKIVDRVNLQYRRWMAERGRIRPFPDVDALEELKAMGLKLAAVSNASQECTEFVLSLFDLGKYFEVVYGKDYSNLDGVKPSPYLVEKALKALGLKSREAMMVGDSHHDVLAGKRAGMKVVNVTRFGKIDGADYYVDNLWELVELVRKMLER
- a CDS encoding DUF763 domain-containing protein → MRNVADLPLHGGHVPPWLAQRMRKLTRLVLILAVEEYGTKGLLERLSDPVWFQAFNNLIGMDWDSSGSTTVTAGIIKDALWREELGVKAAGGKGKKSRMTPEELKTIAELYELDPEPYVRTSRLVAKVDTVALQTGYQLYHHVFFLDEEGNWAVIQQGMNERERMARRFHWFDAETFTLDPHKAIAGLRREFALNTVSKDAREYQKTLLDIVQEKPAKIERELESLKAMARGYRPLVYYRPREPWEKDLLKRYESLGRFELNRKALEFAKELSISNYEEFLLLKGLGPSTLRALSLVLELVYDVHPSWRDPVTHSPDPFKFTYAVGGKDRVPFPIDKPAYDELISFLEELVSKHPEEKALVRNVTKITKNWKFPEGEKRAT
- the serK gene encoding L-serine kinase SerK, which translates into the protein MGVEKVPKYDIPTVKVDYVFIELDKMKPHEQLVQKELEAFIESVTGSGIFWKPMLLAKVPGEDMYLIVDGHHRWAGLQKLGAKRAPSVILDYFSDDVKVYTWYPAFKGNLEEVLERLKAEGLEVIEDPEAEEKAERGEIAFALVGEKSFSIPGGLEEQKKVSKVLDEMSVEGKIELIYYGLKEDAREDMGKGEIDYVFIRKAPSKEEVMELVKRGEVYSPKTTRHVLPFNPDKIDVKLEELF